The following are from one region of the Listeria cossartiae subsp. cossartiae genome:
- a CDS encoding DUF2584 domain-containing protein codes for MGMPLEVNTMIVTKGNEKRISDNFFELEKVGYRIYPIDVPIAVRKTKEGETLGEAIPRKLVWENNKTIIKYELIALNSSN; via the coding sequence TTGGGTATGCCACTAGAGGTAAACACAATGATCGTAACAAAAGGAAATGAAAAACGAATTTCTGATAATTTCTTTGAACTTGAAAAAGTAGGATATCGAATTTATCCAATTGATGTGCCAATCGCGGTTCGTAAAACAAAAGAAGGCGAAACGCTTGGAGAAGCAATTCCACGTAAATTGGTATGGGAAAATAATAAAACCATCATTAAATATGAATTAATCGCATTAAATTCAAGTAATTAA